The DNA sequence GAAGCCGTCGGGGGAGTTGGAGTAGATCAGCTCGTCCGCGCTCGGCGGTGCCTCGCAGAGAATGCCGAACCAGGCGAACGGGTACTCGCGGAAGTATCCGCCCGAGCGCGAGCCGGTGACGGCTGCGCGTGCGACGCTGCGCGAGCCATCCGCGCCCACGACGAAATCGGCCTCGATCTCGAACCGCTCGCCGGCCGCGTCCGTGGCGACGACACGAGGGCGGTCGCCCTCGGCATCCTCCACCGACTTCGCCGTGACCCCGAAGCGGAGGTCCTGACCGTCGGCGAGGCGCGCGGCGATGAGGTCCTTCAGTGCCTCGTGCTGCGGATACAGCCATACGGCACGTCCGGTCAGCCCCGCGAAGTCGATGCGGTGTCCTTCGCCCGCGAAGCGGAGCTCGATGCCCTCGTGACGGTGCCCCTCGGCGCGCGCCCGCGTCGAGGCGCCGGTCTGCTCGAAAAGCTCGACAGTGCCCTGCTCGAGGATCCCCGCGCGAATGGTCGACTCGATCTCCTCGCGGGTGCGGGAATCGATGACGATCGACTCGATCCCGGCGCTCGAGAGCAGGTGCGAGAGAAGGAGGCCTGCGGGGCCTGCGCCGATGATGGCGACCCGGGTGCGGCTGGGAGCGGGCATGTCGTCTCCTCTGACGTGATTCTCGAGGCCTGCGGGCCCGTCTCAGTCTCCAATCAGCGGGGCGCTACACCACCGAGATTCCCATTCAATGGGGATCCGATCGATCGCTGCCGATGAGCGCCGAGCGCGCGTTCGATGTCTCGCGCGGCTTGAATGATCGCCACCAACGGGCCTTCCGTAGGGGAGTCGCGGGGCAGGACCACCGAAAGCGCAGCGATGACACCGCGCTCGCCGCGGATGGGCACTGCGACACCTGTGGAGACCTCTTCGACGTAACCGGGAGCGATGCTGAACCCGACACTGCGGACCTCATTGAGCTTCCTCCGCAGGTCGGAACTCTCCGTGATCGTGCTTTTCGTC is a window from the Microbacterium sp. LWO14-1.2 genome containing:
- a CDS encoding 4-hydroxybenzoate 3-monooxygenase — encoded protein: MPAPSRTRVAIIGAGPAGLLLSHLLSSAGIESIVIDSRTREEIESTIRAGILEQGTVELFEQTGASTRARAEGHRHEGIELRFAGEGHRIDFAGLTGRAVWLYPQHEALKDLIAARLADGQDLRFGVTAKSVEDAEGDRPRVVATDAAGERFEIEADFVVGADGSRSVARAAVTGSRSGGYFREYPFAWFGILCEAPPSADELIYSNSPDGFALISQRSDTVQRMYFQCDPDDDPMAYSEAQLWEELQKRVPGTTLIEGRIFQRDILRFRSFVAHHLLRGRVALIGDAAHTVPPSGAKGMNLAVADVVILAKALRALLLENDSRLIEAFPETARQRIWKAQQFSWWMTSLLHVAPDATDFDRLRQLGELRTVVESEAGRTYLAEAYTGWPLAGL